TAGCGGACCTGGAACAGACGCGCCGTCACCGGGGAGGTCGTCCGGTTCGGGTTCTGCAGGAAGCCGTTTGCGTCCGTGTAGAAGTCCTGGAGCGAGTTGTACACGTAGACGCTCTGGGAGCCCGGGAAGAACACGTTCTCGGACTCGTACCGTTCGGCGCTCACGCCGAAGGTGAGGGTGTGCCCCGGAGTGAAGAACGTGAAGTTGTTCTGGAGCTGGAAGCTGCCGTAGCGGAGCTCGTTGTTCGGAGTGAACGGCTCGAACCCGAAGCTCGTGTAGGTGCGGCCGCCCTCCACGATGTCGACCATCGGGAAGAAGCTCCCCCGCGAATCCCGGCTCTCGTCCTGGGCAGTGTATCCCAGGATCAGGCTGTTGGACATCCGCGAGCCGATGACCGCGTTCCACTCGCCAACCAGCGAGCGGATGTTCTCCTTGATGATGTAGTTCGTGTTCTGGAAGTTGAGTGCGTTCTGGTTGGTCCTCCGGCTACCGAACCCGAGCGACGAGGAGTTCGACGCGAGAACGTCCGTCCGGGAGTCCAGATGGATGTACCGCAGGCTCAGCTTGTTGCTCGCGTTCAGGTTGTAGTCAAGGCGGGTCAGGAACCGCCTGGCCGGCGTCTCGTGATCGTAGCCCTGGTAGGGCCCGGTCTCGTAGCCGAAGTTCGTCCTGAGGAAGGTGCTGAGCTGATCCAGGTCGGAGGCCAGGACCCGGGTGACGTTCCCCCCCGGAGCCTCTCCCGCCGCCGCGGCCCGGAAGGTGGTTCCCGGCGAGGTCTCACCCTCGTCCTCCACGTTGACGAAGAAGAAGAGCTTGTTCCGGAGGATGGGGCCAGAGACCGTTCCACCGATGAGGCCGAAGTCGAACTCGCCCGGATCGAAGTCCTGGCCGCCCGCCTTCTTCCCGACGAAGCTCTCGTTGCGGCGCCGGTAGTAGACCGAGCCGGAGAAGTCGTTGGTCCCGCTCCGGGTGACCGTGTTGACGCCGGCGCCTACGAAGTTCCCCTGGCGCACGTCGAACGGCGCGATGTTGACCTGAACCTGCTCCACCGCGGCAAGCGAGATGGGAGCGACACCCGTCCGGTCCCCCGGCTGCCCACCCAGACCGAACGAGTTGTTGAAGTAGGAGCCGTCGACCGTGATGTTGTTCAGTCGGTTGTCCGTGCCGGCGAAGGAGCCGTTGCCGCTGTACTGGGGGGTAAGACGCGTGATGTTGTCGAGCCGCCCCGTGATGTTCGGAAGCGTGGCGACCACCTCCCGCTGCACCGAAGTCGCGGCACCCGTCCGGTCGGTGCTGAAGACGGCCCCTGCCCCCTGCCCGGTGACGGTCAGCCCCTCGATGGCGACCGCGGCCTCGCCGAGGACGAAGTCCAGGTTGTTGGTGACGCCCAGCGTCAGGGAGACGTCCTGCCTGACCTGAGACTCGAATCCAAGCTGGGCGGCGGTCACGGTGTACGGCCCGCCCACCCGCATGCCCGGGATGAAGTACCTTCCGTCCGTCTGGCTGACCGACTGGTAGGTGGTTCCGGAGGGCTGGTGCACCGCGCGCACCGTGACGCCCGCGAGCGGGGCGCCGGCCGCGCTGGTGACCCGACCGCCGATGGCCGACGTCGTGACGCCCTGAGCGCCGAGGGCTCCGGGCAACGCGAGGCCGAGCATCAGCGCCCATGCCAGCCGGGCTACTGTCCGCACACGTTGTTTCATCATGTGTTTCTCGGTTGAAGAGAGAGGTGGGGAGATCCCGCTTCCCCGGTTGCGCGTTGAGGATAGCGTTGGCGAACGTCGCGGGACAGGCGGGAATGTAACATGCGGGTTACAGGGAGAACAAGAGAAAAACACGCCCGTCTCCCGGCGCGGAAAACGTGGCGGGACCGGTCCGGGTCGCGCCCGGCCGGCCCCGACGGCACCGCGCTCGCCGCTGTTCAGCGTGACATGAGGAACTGCAGCACGTCGGAGCGCGTCACGATGCCCGCCACCCTCGACCCGTCGCGCACCAGCACCGCGGGCGTCTGCCGCGAGAGCATCTTGGACACGCCGTCCACCGGCTGCGAGGCGGCGATCGTCGGGAACGGCTCCTCCATCACTTCCCCGACGGTGGCGTCCAGGAAGCGGCTGCTCTCCAGGCCGCGGGTGACCAGGTCGTACTCCGTCACGCTCCCGACGCAGGCGTCGCCCTCCAGGACCGGGAGCTGGGAGACGTCGTGGAGCCGCATGAGCCCCAGCGCCTGCCGGACCAGCGCCCCGGGCGTGGTGCTGATCACCTCCTCGGGAGCGCCCGTCCGCCGCTCCAGCAGCATTCCGATGCTGACGCGGTCCGGCTCCAGGAGCTGGTTCTCGCGCATCCACTCGTCGTTGTACAGCTTGGAGAGGTAGCGCTCGCCCGTGTCGCAGAGGAACGTCACCACGCAGGCGTCCGGGTCGTCCAGCTCGCGCGCGAGGTCCAGCGCCGCGTGCGTGATGAGCCCGGCCGAGCCGCCGACGAACAGCCCCTCCTCCCGCGTGAGCCGCCGCGCCATGGCGAAGGCGTCGCGGTCGGTGACGGTCACGAAGTCGTCGATGACGCTCATGTCCAGCGCCCCGGGGATCTTGTCCTGCCCGATCCCCTCCACCTTGTAGGGCGCGCCGCCCACCTCGGCCTCCCCCCCGATGCGCCAGCTCTCGGCGAGGATGGAGCCCAGGGGGTCGGCGGCGACGATGCGCACGCCCGGGTTCTTCTCCTTGAGGTAGCGGCCCACGCCGCTGACGGTGCCGCCCGTGCCGGCGGCCGCCACGAAGTGCGTGATCCGCCCCTCCGTCTGCTCCCACAGCTCGGGGCCGGTGGTCGCGTAGTGGGCCTCCGGGTTCGCCATGTTGTAGAACTGGTTGGCCAGGATCGCGTTGGGGGTCTCCTCCGCGATCCGCTTCGCCATCATCACGTAGTTGTCCGGGTGGTCGGGCGCGACCGCGGTGGGGGTGATGATCACCTCGGCGCCGAAGGCCTTGAGGAGCCGCACCTTCTCCTGGCTCATCTTGTCCGGCATCGTGAAGATGCAGCGGTACCCCTTGATGGCCGCGGCCAGGGCCAGTCCCACACCGGTGTTCCCGCTGGTCCCCTCGACGATCGTGCCGCCGGGCCTCAGCGCCCCGCTCCGCTCCGCCGCCTCGACGATGGGGAGCCCGATGCGATCCTTGACCGAGCCCCCGGGGTTCATGAACTCGGCCTTGCCGTACACCGGGGTGCGGATCCCGGCGGCCACCCGGCTGAGGCGGATCAGCGGAGTCCACCCGATCGTCTGGAGGACGTCGTCGTAGGGCTGCTGGTGACGGGACATGGAAACGGGTTCGGGAACGGGGAAGCGATCCGGTGTCAGGAGGGATCGGGCTGCGCGCCGCCCTCCGGCGTCATCTTGAACTGCACGGGGAGGAGGACCCACATCCCCACAGCGTCCTCGCCGCGGCGGGCCGGCTCGAAGCGGAGCTCCCGGGCGCCCGCCGCCGCCGCCTGGTCGAAGGCCGGGTGCCCGCTGGTCCGCTCCACCCGGGTGGTGTCCACGGTGCCGCCCGGACCGACGTACAGGCGGAGCAGCGTCTCCCCCTCCACCCCGGCGTCCCACAGCTCCTCCGGGTACTGGAAGGGCGATGAGGCGACCTGCCGCGGGGGCGACTCCGGGACGGGCTCCGCCTCGCACCCCGCGGAAGCGAGGAGCGCGGCGGCAAGCGAAAGACAGGTCGTGCGGTCGGGCGTCATGGCTTCCGGCGCGCGGGGCTCAGCCCCGCGCGGACTCGACCAGCTCGGCCAGGAGCACCAGCGCCTGGACCGGGGTCAGGTTGTGGACGTCCATGCCCCGCAGCCGCTGTACGGCGGGGTGCGGCGGCGCTTCGAAGAGCACGAGCTGCGTTTCCGGGAGCGGCGCAGCCGCGGGCCGCTTCCCGTTGCCGTTCCGGGGCGCGGGGGCGGCGCCTTCCAGCTCGGCGAGGACCTCCCGCGCGCGCTCCACCACCTCGCGGGGGAGCCCGGCGAGCCGCGCTACCTCCACCCCGTAGGAGCGGTCCGCGCCGCCGGGGAGGAGCCGGCGGAGGAAGACGATCTCCTCGCCGCACTCGCGCACGGCCACGTTGAAGTTTACCACGCCCGGGAGGCGTTCGGAAAGGCGCGTCAGCTCGTGGTAGTGGGTCGCGAAGATGGTCTTCGCGCCCACCCGGTCGTGCAGGTGCTCGGTGGCCGCGGTGGCGACGGAGAGCCCGTCCCAGGTGGAGGTGCCGCGCCCGATCTCGTCCAGCAGCACCAGCGACCGCTCGGTGGCGCCATGCAGGATCGCGGCGGTCTCGCTCATCTCCACCATGAAGGTGGACTGCCCCCGCACCAGGTTGTCGGAGGCGCCCACGCGGGTGAAGATGCGGTCCACGATCCCCAGGCGCGCCGATCGCGCCGGGACGAACGACCCAACCTGGGCCAGCAGGGCGATGAGCCCCACCTGCCGGAGCACGGTGCTCTTGCCGGCCATGTTGGGGCCGGTGAGGACCATCACCCGCGCGTCGCGGTCCAGCCGCACGTCGTTGGGGATGAACTCCTCGCGCGGCATCATGGTCTCCACCACGGGGTGGCGCCCGCCCTCGACGTCCAGCGCGTACCCCTCGTCGACTTCGGGGCGGACGTACTCGCGCCGCACCGCCACCTCGGCGAGACCCGCGAGCACGTCCAGCGCCGCAACGCGCTCGGCGGTGGACTGGATCCGCGCCACCTCCGCCGCCACCCGCGTCCGCAGCTCGGAAAAGAGGCGCTGCTCCAGCGCGGCGATCCGCTCCTCGGCGCCGAGCACCTTCTCCTCCCACTCCTTGAGCTCGGGGGTGAAGTAGCGCTCGGCGTTCGCCAGCGTCTGCTTGCGATGGTAGTCGTCGGGAACCCGGTCCAGGTTGGCGCGGGTGACCTCCAGGTAGTACCCGAACACCTGGTTGAAGCCCACCTTGAGCGAGGCGATCCCCGTGCGCTCGCGCTCGCGCGCCTGGAGGCGGGCGATCCACTCCACGGCCCCGTCGCGCGCCGCCCGCAGCTCGTCCAGGTCGGCGTCGTACCCGGCGCGGATGTAGCCCGGGTCGGCCGCGGAGGCGGGCGCCTCCGGGTGCACGGCGGCCGCGATCTCTTCGCGCACCTCGTCCAGCGGGTCCACTCCGTCGCGCAGCCCGGCCAGGAGCGCGCTCCGGGTTCCCTCCAGCGCCGCGCGCACGGCGGGGAGGCGCGCCAGCGAGGCCGCCAGCGCCAGCATCTCCCGGGGCGCCACCCGCCCCGTTGCCACCTTGGCGGCCAGGCGCTCCAGGTCGCGGATCTCCGCCAGCGCCCCGCGGAGCGCGCCGCGGCGGTCCCCGTCGTCCACCAGCTCGCCGACGGCGTCCAGGCGGGCGCGGATCGGCTCCACCCGCACCAGCGGGGAGACGATCCAGCGGCGCAGGAGCCGTCCGCCCATGGGGGTGAGCGCCTCGTCGAGCACCCGCAGCAGCGTCCCCTCCGTCCCGGTGCCGCGGAGCGTCTCCACGATCTCCAGGTTGCGGCGGGTCATCTCGTCCAGCGCCATCACGTCGCCGGCGCGCTCCACGCGCGGGGGGCGCAGGTGCTCCACTCCGCCCGGCTGGACCTCGCCCAGGTAGCCCAGGAGCGCGCCGCACGCGCCCACCAGGTCGCCGTCCCCGGTGCCGAGGCCGAAGCCGTCCAGCCCCAGCACCCGGAAGCGGCGGGTCAGCTCTTCCCTTCCCGCCTCCGGGTCGAAGAGCCAGTCGCTGCGGTAGGTCCGGGTGGCGTCCTCCGCTCCCGGTACGGGGAAGATCTCCCAGGAGCGCGGAAGCAGCACTTCGGCGGGGCCGATCCGCCCCAGCTCCGCGGCCACCTCCGCCCAGGGGATGCGCCGCAGCAGCAGCTCCCCCGTGGACAGGTCCACGCAGGCGAGCCCCAGCGTGTCCGTCCCCTGCGGCTCGCCCGCGAGCGCCACGAGGAAGTTGTTGCGCCGGGCGTCGAGGAGCGCGTCCGAGAAGACCGCGCCCGGGGTGACCATCTCCGTCACGGCGCGGCGGACGATCCCTTTGGCCTCCCGGGGGTCCTCCACCTGCTCGCAGATGGCGACGCGGCGGCCCAGCGCCACCAGGCGCTGCAGGTAGTTGTCGAGGGCGTGGGCGGGGACCCCGGCGAGCGGCGCGCGGGAGGCGCCGTTGTTGCGCGAGGTGAGGGTGAGGTCCAGGAGGCGGGAGCCTTCCTCGGCATCCTCGTTGAACATCTCGTAGAAGTCCCCGACGCGGAAGAAGACAATCGCGTCGGGGTGGCGGGACTTCACCTCCCGCCACTGCTGCATCAGGGGGGTGTCCGTGGCCGTGCTCATCCGTCGCGGCGGGTGCGAGGGGCCGGACGATTGTTCCGGGTCTGACGCGGCATCACTTGCGGGGACGGGATGGCTTCTCAGGGACGGCGGAAGGTAGCCCGCGGGAGTGGCCGGGGCAACTCCTTGGCGCCTTTACTGGGTTTTCCGGGGCGTTTGGCGCACGGCACACGGGACCTTGGCTGCGTCGCGCGGGCGGTCGGGGGCGGGGGTAGTCTCCGGAAGAAGTGAACCCGGAGGGACTCGCTTGCGAGCACTCGCTACGCTCAGACATCCACTTCTTCCTCCGACCACCCCCGCCCCCTCCCTGTCACCCCCTGCGTGAGGGCACCCAACGGCTCCTGCCGTACTCCCCTCCCCCTTGCGGGGAGGGGCCGGGGGAGGGGGTCCGCCGCCGACTCGCTCGGAGCCGACCTGACAGGAAGCCCTCCCCCGCATGCGGGGGAGGGTGGCGAGCCTAAAGCGAGCCGGGTGGGGGCCGCCGACGCGCTCCGCTACCTCCCGACGGCCACCACAGTCGGCCGGTACCCGGCCCGGCGGAGCCTCGCCACCGTGGGTGCAGCCGCCTCCCGCGACGGGAACGAGCCGACGCGCACCCGGATCGTGGAGTCGTCCCCGACCATGGTGACGACCGCGTCGAACCCGGCGGTCCTGAGCCGGTCGCGGAGGGCGGCTG
Above is a genomic segment from Longimicrobiaceae bacterium containing:
- a CDS encoding carboxypeptidase regulatory-like domain-containing protein yields the protein MMKQRVRTVARLAWALMLGLALPGALGAQGVTTSAIGGRVTSAAGAPLAGVTVRAVHQPSGTTYQSVSQTDGRYFIPGMRVGGPYTVTAAQLGFESQVRQDVSLTLGVTNNLDFVLGEAAVAIEGLTVTGQGAGAVFSTDRTGAATSVQREVVATLPNITGRLDNITRLTPQYSGNGSFAGTDNRLNNITVDGSYFNNSFGLGGQPGDRTGVAPISLAAVEQVQVNIAPFDVRQGNFVGAGVNTVTRSGTNDFSGSVYYRRRNESFVGKKAGGQDFDPGEFDFGLIGGTVSGPILRNKLFFFVNVEDEGETSPGTTFRAAAAGEAPGGNVTRVLASDLDQLSTFLRTNFGYETGPYQGYDHETPARRFLTRLDYNLNASNKLSLRYIHLDSRTDVLASNSSSLGFGSRRTNQNALNFQNTNYIIKENIRSLVGEWNAVIGSRMSNSLILGYTAQDESRDSRGSFFPMVDIVEGGRTYTSFGFEPFTPNNELRYGSFQLQNNFTFFTPGHTLTFGVSAERYESENVFFPGSQSVYVYNSLQDFYTDANGFLQNPNRTTSPVTARLFQVRYSNIPGQDKPVQPLEVLYTGVYAQDEWQALPDLKVTAGARIDVPFFGDTGFENPEVDTFNFRDENGNAVRYSTSKLPGANLLFSPRIGFNWDVLGRQSTQIRGGTGVFTGRPAYVWISNQIGENGVLTGFIEDRNTRSRPFNPDPNFYKPASVSGQPARSYALAFTDPDFRFPQVWRSNFAIDQRLPFGLIATGEFLYGRDVNGVYYINANLPAAQSAFTGADARPRYTSDRIVNKVTNAIVLKNQNDGYSWNIAGTLEKPFSNGFFVKAGYSYGVAKNTVDPGSIASGSWQNNPHAGDPNNPGLGFSNNSQGNRVFGAASYRAEYFRFGGTTVSLFLDGFTPGNASYVFSGDINGDGGRFNDLIYIPSDVSEMNFETYTASGRTFTAAEQAAAFDAFIRQDPYLSRNRGRYAERNAIFLPMVYRADLGIAQQVFTDIAGKRNALEVRLDVLNFGNLLNSDWGVGQRLTTTNPLIATSPDAQGRIRYRLANVGGELISDTFQPTLGLSDVYRIQLGLRYTFN
- a CDS encoding cysteine synthase A — translated: MSRHQQPYDDVLQTIGWTPLIRLSRVAAGIRTPVYGKAEFMNPGGSVKDRIGLPIVEAAERSGALRPGGTIVEGTSGNTGVGLALAAAIKGYRCIFTMPDKMSQEKVRLLKAFGAEVIITPTAVAPDHPDNYVMMAKRIAEETPNAILANQFYNMANPEAHYATTGPELWEQTEGRITHFVAAAGTGGTVSGVGRYLKEKNPGVRIVAADPLGSILAESWRIGGEAEVGGAPYKVEGIGQDKIPGALDMSVIDDFVTVTDRDAFAMARRLTREEGLFVGGSAGLITHAALDLARELDDPDACVVTFLCDTGERYLSKLYNDEWMRENQLLEPDRVSIGMLLERRTGAPEEVISTTPGALVRQALGLMRLHDVSQLPVLEGDACVGSVTEYDLVTRGLESSRFLDATVGEVMEEPFPTIAASQPVDGVSKMLSRQTPAVLVRDGSRVAGIVTRSDVLQFLMSR
- a CDS encoding energy transducer TonB; translated protein: MTPDRTTCLSLAAALLASAGCEAEPVPESPPRQVASSPFQYPEELWDAGVEGETLLRLYVGPGGTVDTTRVERTSGHPAFDQAAAAGARELRFEPARRGEDAVGMWVLLPVQFKMTPEGGAQPDPS
- the mutS gene encoding DNA mismatch repair protein MutS codes for the protein MSTATDTPLMQQWREVKSRHPDAIVFFRVGDFYEMFNEDAEEGSRLLDLTLTSRNNGASRAPLAGVPAHALDNYLQRLVALGRRVAICEQVEDPREAKGIVRRAVTEMVTPGAVFSDALLDARRNNFLVALAGEPQGTDTLGLACVDLSTGELLLRRIPWAEVAAELGRIGPAEVLLPRSWEIFPVPGAEDATRTYRSDWLFDPEAGREELTRRFRVLGLDGFGLGTGDGDLVGACGALLGYLGEVQPGGVEHLRPPRVERAGDVMALDEMTRRNLEIVETLRGTGTEGTLLRVLDEALTPMGGRLLRRWIVSPLVRVEPIRARLDAVGELVDDGDRRGALRGALAEIRDLERLAAKVATGRVAPREMLALAASLARLPAVRAALEGTRSALLAGLRDGVDPLDEVREEIAAAVHPEAPASAADPGYIRAGYDADLDELRAARDGAVEWIARLQARERERTGIASLKVGFNQVFGYYLEVTRANLDRVPDDYHRKQTLANAERYFTPELKEWEEKVLGAEERIAALEQRLFSELRTRVAAEVARIQSTAERVAALDVLAGLAEVAVRREYVRPEVDEGYALDVEGGRHPVVETMMPREEFIPNDVRLDRDARVMVLTGPNMAGKSTVLRQVGLIALLAQVGSFVPARSARLGIVDRIFTRVGASDNLVRGQSTFMVEMSETAAILHGATERSLVLLDEIGRGTSTWDGLSVATAATEHLHDRVGAKTIFATHYHELTRLSERLPGVVNFNVAVRECGEEIVFLRRLLPGGADRSYGVEVARLAGLPREVVERAREVLAELEGAAPAPRNGNGKRPAAAPLPETQLVLFEAPPHPAVQRLRGMDVHNLTPVQALVLLAELVESARG